A genomic window from Nicotiana sylvestris chromosome 11, ASM39365v2, whole genome shotgun sequence includes:
- the LOC104211247 gene encoding uncharacterized protein → MFIKLVIGECTLNVVSSYAPQVGLDEEIKRRFWEGLDEIVRSIPPTERLFIGGDFNGHIGSAACSYVEVHGGFGLGDRNGRGTSLLDFAEAFDLVIANSTFPKREEHLVTFQSSAVKTQIDYLLLRRCDRGLCKDCKVIPGETLATQHRLLVMDIGIMMKSKKRYARGRLRIRWGALTKDKTQELEESLSAMRAWRSSGYASTMWSMTANYVREAAREVLGTSKGFSGRHQGDWWLSRP, encoded by the coding sequence ATGTTTATTAAGTTGGTGATTGGTGAGTGCACCCTCAATGTCGTTAGCTCTTACGCGCCGCAAGTGGGCTTGGACGAGGAGATCaagaggcgcttttgggagggTTTGGACGAGATAGTGCGTAGTATTCCACCTACTGAAAGGTTATTTATTGGAGGGGATTTTAATGGCCATATTGGGTCGGCAGCTTGTAGTTATGTCGAGGTGCACGGTGGCTTTGGCCTTGGGGATAGGAACGGACGAGGTACTTCGCTGTTAGACTTCGCTGAGGCTTTCGACCTGGTGATTGCGAACTCGACTTTTCCGAAGAGGGAGGAGCATCTAGTTACTTTCCAAAGTTCGGCGGTgaagactcagattgattacCTTCTCCTCAGAAGGTGTGATAGAGGGTTGTGCAaggattgcaaggttatcccGGGAGAGACCCTCGCGACTCAGCACAGGCTCTTAGTGATGGACATCGGCATTATGATGAAGAGTAAGAAGAGGTATGCTCGTGGCCGACTGAGGATTAGATGGGGAGCTTTAACCAAGGATAAAACACAGGAGTTGGAGGAAAGTTTATCCGCTATGAGAGCTTGGAGGAGTAGTGGATATGCGAGCACTATGTGGTCAATGACGGCGAACTACGTGAGggaggcggcgagagaggtgctaGGGACATCGAAGGGTTTTTCTGGCAGGCACCAAGGCGACTGGTGGTTGTCACGACcataa